GCTTTTTTCGCACCCCACAATGAGACACGCGTATGGAGACGATTCGTTTCGGTACCGATGGCTGGCGGGCGACGTTAGAGGAGTTCACCACACCGCGCGTTCGGATGGTCGGACAGGCCGTCGGGGCGTATCTTCGCGACGAAGGTCTCGAGGGCTCGGTCGTAATCGGATACGACGCTCGAGAAACCTCGCGGGGCTTCGCCGAGGAACTGGCCCGCGTGCTGTGTGCGAACGGCTTCGACGTGATCATGCCGGAGCGAGACCGACCGACGCCACTCGTCGCCCACGCCATCGTCGAGCGGGAGCTGGCGGGAGGGCTCGCGATTACGGCTTCGCACAACCCACCAGAGTACAACGGAGTCAAATTCATCCCCGAAGACGGTGCCCCGGCGCTGCCCGAGGTGACGGACGCCATCGCCGACCGACTCGCCGAACCCGATCCGCTCCCCGCCGACGAGCACGGCACCGTCCGAGAAGTCGACCTCACGACGCCCCACGCCGACGCGACCGTCGACCGCCTCCAGCAACTCGTCGGTCCCATCGATCTCGACGGACGGACCGTCGCCTACGACGCCATGCACGGGAGCGGCCGCGGGACGACTGACGCACTCCTCGAGCGTGCCGGCGCCTCACTCGAGTGTTTGCGGTGTGAACGCGACCCCGACTTCGGCGGCGGGGCTCCCGAACCCGCGCCCGAGAACCTCGAGACGCTCGCCGACCTCGTCACCGACGACTCGACCGAGCCGACACTCGGTATCGCGAACGACGGCGACGCGGATCGGATCGCGCTCGTCACTCCCGAACGCGGTTATCTCGACGAGAACCTCTTCTTCGCCGCCCTCTACGACTACTTACTCGAGTCGGCTTCGGGTGCGGTGATCCGAACCGTCTCCACGACGTTCCTGATCGATCGGGTCGCCCGAGCGCACGATGAAGCCGTCCACGAGGTTCCGGTCGGGTTCAAGTGGGTCGCACAGGCGATGGCCGACCACGACGCGCTCGTCGGCGGCGAGGAATCCGGCGGCTTCACCGTTCGCGGCCACGTCCGCGAGAAAGACGGCGTGATGATGGCTCTGTTCGCGGCCGCGATGGACGCCGAAGAACCGCTGGACGAGCGCGTCGATCGGCTGCTCTCCGAACACGGGACAGTCGTCCAGAACAAACGAAGCGTCGCCTGCCCCGATCACGAGAAATCGCGGGTGCTCTCGGATCTCGAGGCCGAAATTCCCGACAGCGTCGCCGATACCGACGTCGAAGACGTCAACACGGCCGACGGGTTCAAACTGCAACTGACCGACGGCTCGTGGCTCCTGATCCGACCCAGCGGCACGGAGCCGGTGTTGCGGGTGTACGCCGAGGCGACGGACGAGTCGCGCGTCGACGAACTGCTCACGGCTGGCGAGGGCCTGCTCGAGCCACTCATCGAGTAACGCTGGCTTCCGAATTCTCCGCAGTCGTCCGAGCGAAGCGAGCACCGCCGTCGAAGGTTTGTGGGACCGTGTTCGAGGGGTCGACGTCGCGAACGCTCGAGGGCGACATGCACAATCCGGGTACTCGTTTACCCGTCTGGCTTCCGATAGGTTCCGTATGAACACACACGATCGCGAGGACGCCGCATACACGGAACTCACGCCCGACTCGTGGCATCAAAACGACGACGGCAACTACTACATCGACTGTCCGGAGTGTGGGTCCGCGGCGACGTTGATGAACGTCGTCTCCCACGGCCGCTGTAACGGCTACCTCGACCAGCGCGAAGGTGAAACCGAACTAGACGAGGAGTCGTTCGAGTGCACCGCGAAACTCTGGTTCGAACTCGGGTACGTCTCCGACGCCGACCCCGCTGCGACCGATTCCGAAGCCGAACAGTCGGAAGACAGCGTCACCACGGGTGAGGGCGTTCCTGCCGAAGGGTCGCCCGCCGGATCGGACGGCACTGTGGACGACGACCAGAAGTAACATTCGTCGATTCTGCGTTTTCACTCGTCACGACAGTGGCTTCGCTCTCGAGTGCAACACACATCGTACATCGAGAATCGTGCCGGCGGCAGGTGAGTTCCGCTGGGGGTTAGTCTCGGTACCGTTTCAGCGCGATTCCGACTCCACCAGCAGCGCCTGCTGCGCCGGTCGTCCCGGCGATACCGAGTTGGGTGGCGGCGACGGCGGAGTCACTCGCCGGCACGCTGTCGATGACTGGCCCCGGTGCGAGCATGCCGCCGAGGATCGAGTCGAAGGTCAGACGGATGTGGCCGAGCCACGGGATGCCAAATCGCGCTTTGCCGGTGACCCACTCGGACTTGACGACGTCACTTTGGCCCTCCTGTGCACCGTACTGTTGGTCGTAGCCCTCGTTCGCGTCACCTTTCGTGATGAACCCGTCGTGTTGGGCGGGACACGTGTCGATGTCGTCACAACTCGTGTCGCCGATGATGTCGTCGTCGGCTTTCGTGTCGACCCAGTTTTCACCCTCCTCGACCCAGAAGTGCGCCCGGTGTATGATCGGCGTCTGGTGTTCCTCGCCGTTCGGCTGGAAGACGATCACGTCACCCGGTTGATCAAACCGCTCGTGACCGTTCTCTTCAGCGTCCTCGAGTGGCACGATACCGGTGTCTCCGGCAGGATCATCGCCGACGAACCGATCCTGATCGATCACGAAGATGAGATCTCCTCTCTCCATGTTCGGTTCCATGCTGCCGCTCTCGACGGCGACCAGTGGTGGCCAGATCCCACTAAAGGCAAAGAGTAAGAGTCCGATGACGGCGACGATCGCAACGGAACTCAAAATGTCTCGAGCGAAGACGACGTTCCCCTCTTCGGCTTTCAGGAACCAGTGGACGATGCCGTCGTCTTCGATCGTGACTCGGTCGCCGCTGTTCGTCTGGTTGTCCATCCCCAACCCCTCGGCGGTGTCGTTCCCCGCGTCGTCGCGTCGGTGGGTCCAGTCACCGTCGTTATCGTCACTCGAGGGAGGATCGTCAGGAGAGTCGCCGGGGTTGGGGCCGCTCATCGTCACTGGTTTTGCTAGGGTCTGCAATCAACTTTCTGCTCTCTTGACCCGACCAAGTCGAACACTTCGAGTGTAGCCTGATTCGCCAGCAGCCGATTTCATTACGGTATCCTTTTTGCTCCGCTCGCGAATGCGATTCGTGTGCCACTCGAGGCGTCTGCACGGATCGTCAGCGAACTCACGAGTCGTGGGTACAACGCCGAACGAGAGGCGGTGACCAAACTCGCCGCTGCCGACGATCCGCAGGCGACCGTCGAGCGCGTCGTCGACGACCTCCCACCGGGAACGCTCGTCGTTCGAACCGATCACGTCGAAACGGTTCTTTCTTCGAGCGACTCGGGTGAAAAACCACGAGACGGCGGCGACGTTTCCGGTTCTGACGAGACGCCCTCCGACCCCTCCGTTTCAACTGGAGATCCTCGTCCTGATCCGACAGCCGTGGATGGGGCGGCTCCAGTCGAAACGAAGGGGTCTTCGGCTGGTAGCCGATCGAGCGACCCGGCGTTACGGTCGCTCGAGATCGACGGCGATATGACCGGCGACAGTACGGGAACGGGGGAATACGGCGACTTCGTCGCCGTGTTCCGAGACCGACTCGAGACGTTGGGAGCAAAACTTCGCGGTCGCGTCAATCACCGACCGGCGACGGCGATTCAGAACATGTCGGGCGGTGGCGACGTCGGAATGGTCGGGCTGGTCAACGACATTCGTTCGACTGCCAGTGGCCACTGGTTGATCGAACTCGAGGACGCGACGGGGACGTTTCCGTGGCTGGTGATGAAAGACCGAGAGTACGCCGATTTAGTCGAGGAGTTGCTCTGTGACGAAGTGTTGGCGATGGAAGGGACGCTGTCG
This portion of the Natronorubrum sediminis genome encodes:
- a CDS encoding phosphoglucomutase/phosphomannomutase family protein; protein product: METIRFGTDGWRATLEEFTTPRVRMVGQAVGAYLRDEGLEGSVVIGYDARETSRGFAEELARVLCANGFDVIMPERDRPTPLVAHAIVERELAGGLAITASHNPPEYNGVKFIPEDGAPALPEVTDAIADRLAEPDPLPADEHGTVREVDLTTPHADATVDRLQQLVGPIDLDGRTVAYDAMHGSGRGTTDALLERAGASLECLRCERDPDFGGGAPEPAPENLETLADLVTDDSTEPTLGIANDGDADRIALVTPERGYLDENLFFAALYDYLLESASGAVIRTVSTTFLIDRVARAHDEAVHEVPVGFKWVAQAMADHDALVGGEESGGFTVRGHVREKDGVMMALFAAAMDAEEPLDERVDRLLSEHGTVVQNKRSVACPDHEKSRVLSDLEAEIPDSVADTDVEDVNTADGFKLQLTDGSWLLIRPSGTEPVLRVYAEATDESRVDELLTAGEGLLEPLIE
- a CDS encoding S24/S26 family peptidase yields the protein MSGPNPGDSPDDPPSSDDNDGDWTHRRDDAGNDTAEGLGMDNQTNSGDRVTIEDDGIVHWFLKAEEGNVVFARDILSSVAIVAVIGLLLFAFSGIWPPLVAVESGSMEPNMERGDLIFVIDQDRFVGDDPAGDTGIVPLEDAEENGHERFDQPGDVIVFQPNGEEHQTPIIHRAHFWVEEGENWVDTKADDDIIGDTSCDDIDTCPAQHDGFITKGDANEGYDQQYGAQEGQSDVVKSEWVTGKARFGIPWLGHIRLTFDSILGGMLAPGPVIDSVPASDSAVAATQLGIAGTTGAAGAAGGVGIALKRYRD